In Planctomicrobium piriforme, a single genomic region encodes these proteins:
- the cysT gene encoding sulfate ABC transporter permease subunit CysT gives MKRSPLPGFGLGLGVTVGYLSVLLLIPLAACLAKAATLTPKAFLAAVSSPQALAAYRVTFETSLAAAFISAAAGLLLAWVLVRYEFFGRRFLDALIDLPFALPTAVAGLVFSALFVQQGWYGQYLMPLGIKVAYTRLGIVLVLTFVGLPFVVRTVQPVLESMERDTEEAASSLGASRWQTFRWVLFPALWPSVLTGFALSFARGLGEYGSVMFISGNMPFKTEIAPVLIVAKLEQFSYAEATAIAIVLVGFSLVSLAAINWLERRSQRYAG, from the coding sequence ATGAAACGCAGTCCCCTGCCGGGCTTCGGGCTCGGGCTGGGAGTGACCGTCGGTTACTTGTCGGTGTTGCTGTTGATTCCCCTGGCGGCGTGTCTGGCGAAGGCGGCAACACTCACTCCCAAAGCCTTCCTGGCTGCCGTGTCATCGCCGCAGGCACTCGCGGCGTACCGTGTGACTTTCGAAACATCGCTGGCCGCGGCCTTTATCAGCGCGGCGGCCGGTTTGCTGCTGGCCTGGGTGCTGGTGCGATACGAGTTCTTCGGGCGACGATTTCTCGACGCCCTGATCGACCTGCCGTTTGCATTGCCCACGGCAGTCGCTGGTCTGGTGTTCTCAGCTTTGTTTGTGCAGCAGGGGTGGTACGGCCAATACCTGATGCCGCTGGGAATCAAGGTCGCCTATACCCGTCTCGGGATTGTGCTGGTGCTGACTTTCGTCGGATTGCCGTTCGTGGTGCGAACGGTGCAGCCGGTGCTGGAGAGCATGGAGCGCGATACGGAAGAAGCCGCCTCGTCGCTGGGAGCCAGCCGCTGGCAGACTTTTCGCTGGGTGCTGTTTCCCGCTCTCTGGCCCAGCGTGCTGACGGGCTTTGCCCTGTCGTTCGCACGGGGTCTCGGCGAGTACGGCTCGGTGATGTTCATCTCCGGAAACATGCCCTTCAAAACTGAAATTGCACCGGTACTGATCGTTGCGAAGCTCGAACAGTTCTCGTATGCCGAGGCCACCGCGATTGCCATTGTGCTGGTGGGCTTCTCACTGGTCTCGCTGGCCGCGATCAACTGGCTGGAACGCAGGAGTCAGCGTTATGCAGGTTAA
- a CDS encoding sulfate ABC transporter substrate-binding protein gives MFKSNMLLGRRHFLFASGLALSAAFAGCNGSATNPDGTAAKPEVEILNVSYDPTRELWKEMNQAFEPKFKEEHQQAVKVKQSHGGSGPQARAVIDGLDADVVTLALWSDTDAIRKKGIIAEGWEEKLPNRSLPYTSTIVFVVREGNPLNIKDWPDLVKDGVAVITPSPKTSGNGKLAFLGAWGSVVLNGGTEDDARKFVTKLYRNVPVLDTGARGATTSFAQRGLGNVHLTWENEAHLEVAEAGGKLQIVYPPSSILAEPHVAIVDSVVDRKKTREVAEEYLKFAYSPAGQEIIAKHFYRPSDPAVLEAHRADFPDIKLFPVTSLVANWDEAQGKFFGDGGVFDLIYQPANVTTKE, from the coding sequence ATGTTTAAGTCAAATATGTTGCTCGGGCGGCGACATTTTCTGTTTGCGAGCGGACTGGCTCTCTCGGCAGCGTTTGCTGGCTGCAATGGTTCGGCCACCAATCCTGACGGCACGGCAGCGAAGCCGGAAGTTGAAATCCTAAACGTTTCTTACGACCCGACCCGGGAACTCTGGAAAGAGATGAATCAGGCGTTCGAGCCGAAGTTCAAGGAAGAGCATCAGCAGGCGGTCAAGGTAAAGCAGTCGCATGGCGGCTCCGGACCTCAGGCTCGGGCGGTCATCGACGGTCTCGACGCCGATGTGGTCACGCTGGCCCTGTGGTCTGATACCGATGCGATTCGCAAAAAGGGAATCATTGCAGAAGGCTGGGAAGAGAAGCTTCCCAACCGCAGCCTGCCTTACACGTCCACCATCGTGTTTGTCGTTCGCGAAGGGAATCCTCTCAATATCAAGGACTGGCCGGATCTGGTGAAGGACGGCGTGGCGGTCATTACACCCAGTCCCAAGACCTCAGGTAACGGTAAACTGGCGTTCCTCGGCGCATGGGGGAGCGTGGTTCTGAACGGCGGCACGGAAGATGACGCCCGCAAGTTCGTCACCAAGCTGTATCGCAATGTCCCGGTCCTCGACACAGGCGCCCGCGGCGCCACGACGTCATTCGCCCAGCGCGGATTGGGGAACGTCCACCTGACCTGGGAAAACGAAGCCCATCTGGAAGTGGCCGAAGCCGGCGGCAAGCTGCAGATTGTTTATCCGCCTTCGAGCATTCTCGCCGAACCGCATGTCGCCATTGTCGACAGCGTGGTCGATCGCAAGAAGACCCGTGAAGTTGCAGAAGAGTACCTGAAGTTTGCGTACTCACCGGCAGGCCAGGAAATCATCGCGAAGCACTTCTACCGGCCCTCAGATCCAGCAGTGCTCGAAGCCCACCGTGCGGACTTCCCGGATATCAAACTGTTCCCGGTCACGTCGCTCGTGGCGAACTGGGATGAAGCCCAGGGAAAATTCTTTGGCGACGGGGGCGTGTTTGATCTGATCTATCAGCCGGCCAACGTCACGACCAAGGAATAA
- a CDS encoding glycerol-3-phosphate dehydrogenase/oxidase yields MANREEQLSRLTGETWDVVVIGGGATGLGAAVDAASRGYRTVLIEQSDFAKATSSRSTKLIHGGVRYLKQGNISLVRESLHERGLLLKNAPGLVRPLEFVIPTYSLAETLFYAAGLKAYDLLAGRLGMAGSQMLSTAEVLKRLPTLRSEKLRGGVSYYDAQFDDARLALAMSTALAKKGGIPLNYVRASGLLRKNGKLSGVVGEDVETGRQYEIAARAVINATGIFTDELRRMDDAHARPMLRVSQGTHIVVDQSFLPRGSAIILPSTDDGRVLFLIPWHGAVVIGTTDVPMPEPVLDPIPQASEIDFLLKHASRYLSREVTRADVRSCFSGLRPLVSSGEQSATSKLSRDHVVKVSASGLVTITGGKWTTYRRMAKDAVDAAVAESGLLSRPSETESLTLWGNPHDTPLEPQTAASVTTQFIQNAVRNESARTVEDVLSRRCRLLLLDARAALSVAPQVAHIMARELGRDAAWESAQVELFRTIASTYLLS; encoded by the coding sequence ATGGCGAACCGGGAAGAACAGTTGTCACGTCTGACCGGCGAGACATGGGACGTTGTCGTGATTGGCGGGGGGGCGACCGGACTGGGAGCGGCCGTCGATGCCGCCTCGCGGGGCTATCGCACTGTCTTGATTGAGCAGAGCGATTTCGCGAAGGCCACCTCCAGCCGCAGCACCAAACTGATTCATGGCGGCGTGCGGTATCTCAAGCAGGGGAACATTTCCCTCGTCCGCGAGTCGTTGCACGAACGCGGGCTTTTACTGAAAAACGCGCCGGGTCTCGTGCGTCCGCTCGAATTCGTGATTCCCACCTATTCGCTGGCCGAAACGCTGTTTTATGCGGCGGGACTCAAGGCCTATGACCTCCTGGCAGGTCGGCTGGGGATGGCCGGCTCGCAGATGCTGTCGACCGCTGAAGTTCTCAAGCGATTGCCCACGCTCCGGAGTGAGAAGCTGCGGGGCGGGGTCTCCTATTACGATGCCCAGTTCGACGATGCCCGACTCGCTCTGGCGATGAGCACTGCGCTCGCCAAGAAAGGGGGCATTCCTCTCAATTATGTCCGGGCGTCCGGCTTGCTGAGAAAGAATGGAAAACTGTCAGGCGTGGTAGGGGAAGATGTCGAAACCGGCCGGCAATATGAAATCGCTGCCAGAGCAGTCATCAATGCGACCGGCATCTTCACCGACGAATTGCGACGGATGGACGATGCACATGCGCGGCCCATGCTACGAGTGAGCCAGGGGACGCACATTGTCGTTGATCAGTCATTCCTGCCGCGGGGTTCGGCCATCATTCTCCCCAGCACCGACGACGGTCGCGTGTTATTCCTGATCCCCTGGCATGGGGCGGTGGTGATCGGGACGACCGATGTGCCGATGCCGGAACCGGTGCTGGATCCCATTCCGCAGGCATCGGAAATCGACTTCCTGCTCAAGCATGCCAGTCGATACCTGTCGCGGGAAGTGACGAGAGCCGATGTCCGCAGTTGTTTCAGCGGGCTGCGTCCGCTCGTCAGCAGCGGTGAGCAGTCGGCGACCTCGAAGCTCTCTCGCGATCATGTGGTCAAAGTCTCCGCCAGCGGGCTGGTGACGATCACCGGCGGCAAGTGGACGACGTATCGACGGATGGCCAAGGACGCCGTCGATGCCGCGGTCGCGGAGTCAGGTTTGCTGAGCCGGCCTTCGGAAACCGAATCGTTGACGCTCTGGGGGAATCCGCACGATACCCCGCTGGAGCCTCAGACCGCCGCCTCGGTCACGACTCAATTCATTCAAAACGCGGTTCGAAATGAGTCGGCCAGAACTGTGGAAGACGTTTTATCGCGGCGCTGTCGGCTGCTGCTGCTGGATGCCCGGGCCGCCCTTTCGGTAGCGCCGCAAGTGGCACACATCATGGCCCGTGAACTGGGCCGCGACGCCGCCTGGGAATCCGCTCAGGTCGAGTTGTTCCGGACCATTGCCTCGACGTATCTCTTGTCCTGA
- a CDS encoding formylmethanofuran dehydrogenase subunit C — MPLTFHPQFEFTLPLDAAGLRPDARCTREDVARLQLVYGNERVACGDLFALSGDAAEDRSFVIAGDLRKVSSLGAGMTAGSVQVQGNAGSQLGAKMTGGVIAVTGNAGNAAGSQMRGGRIAIQGDAGHQLGGCPPGFKKGMTGGQIVVHGSAGTEAGCRMRRGLIAIGKNAGEAAGYGMIAGTICVFGQAAARLGAGMKRGTLFVGGNDVRESLPCTFRLSAAVRPVFLQLLLRELRSNGLAIPDAWFSTVYNCYRGDLLELGLGEVFSPAGLERN, encoded by the coding sequence ATGCCGCTGACGTTTCATCCTCAATTCGAATTCACGCTGCCGCTCGATGCGGCAGGTCTGCGGCCCGATGCGCGATGCACTCGGGAAGATGTCGCCCGCCTGCAACTGGTCTACGGCAACGAACGTGTCGCCTGTGGAGACCTGTTTGCCCTCTCCGGCGATGCGGCCGAGGATCGGTCGTTCGTGATTGCCGGCGACCTGCGGAAAGTCAGTTCGCTCGGCGCGGGAATGACGGCGGGAAGTGTTCAGGTGCAAGGCAACGCCGGTTCCCAGCTCGGCGCGAAGATGACTGGCGGTGTGATCGCTGTGACCGGCAACGCCGGGAATGCGGCCGGTTCACAGATGCGCGGGGGGCGGATTGCGATTCAGGGGGACGCGGGGCATCAGCTCGGCGGCTGTCCCCCTGGTTTCAAAAAAGGAATGACGGGCGGTCAGATTGTCGTCCATGGCAGCGCCGGTACGGAAGCCGGCTGCCGGATGCGGCGAGGATTGATCGCCATCGGGAAGAACGCCGGTGAAGCGGCGGGATACGGAATGATTGCCGGCACCATTTGCGTGTTCGGCCAGGCTGCTGCCCGGCTCGGAGCCGGGATGAAGCGAGGAACGCTGTTTGTCGGTGGGAACGACGTTCGCGAGTCATTGCCCTGCACGTTCCGACTGTCGGCCGCGGTGCGACCAGTTTTTCTGCAACTGCTGCTGCGAGAACTGCGATCGAACGGTCTGGCGATTCCGGACGCCTGGTTTTCGACCGTCTACAATTGTTATCGGGGTGACTTGCTCGAACTCGGGTTGGGAGAAGTCTTTTCTCCCGCCGGTCTGGAGAGAAACTGA
- a CDS encoding DUF2721 domain-containing protein: MDASNNPFAILSLIVAPAILTNASSVLIMSTSNRLARAVDRARELSKQLEAETDLKCPTAVRRLKELATAEDRALLLLKGLRSFYVTLGAFSCAALLSLLGAVLAPFETRFFVEMMEIGGVAAGVVAVTSLMNGSRLLLRETRIAVQVLSDRAAGLRARAEI, from the coding sequence ATGGACGCTTCGAATAATCCATTTGCCATACTCTCGCTGATTGTCGCTCCGGCGATTCTCACGAACGCGTCGTCGGTGCTGATCATGAGTACCAGTAACCGGCTGGCACGGGCAGTGGATCGAGCCCGGGAACTCTCTAAACAACTCGAAGCAGAAACCGACCTGAAGTGTCCCACAGCCGTCCGACGCTTGAAGGAACTGGCGACCGCGGAAGACCGCGCGTTGCTGCTGCTCAAGGGCCTGCGTAGTTTTTATGTCACGCTTGGTGCTTTCTCCTGTGCCGCATTGCTCTCGCTGCTGGGCGCGGTGCTGGCTCCGTTTGAAACGCGATTCTTCGTCGAAATGATGGAAATCGGCGGCGTCGCCGCAGGCGTCGTGGCGGTCACGAGTTTGATGAACGGCTCGCGACTGCTGCTGCGTGAAACCAGAATCGCCGTGCAGGTCCTCAGCGACCGTGCGGCTGGACTGCGGGCCCGCGCCGAAATCTAG
- a CDS encoding GspE/PulE family protein, with amino-acid sequence MTKAAAIPLVISQPARFRTVAAELTSALQSLSTGGDTFAVAAVDALLRIARDFQASDLHLQPDGSRDGLQVLFRIDGVLQPAGVIQQPASQIVPRLKVLANLLTYRTDVPQEGRIRSGQADLEMRVSTFPTIHGEKAVVRFFVASGKFQQLDDLGMPPDVRTPFERLLSQTTGLLVVCGPAGSGKTTTLYAAMRHIQLHSTALRSLCSLEDPVEALLPGVAQSQVKPEGEFTYQRGLASLLRQDPEVILVGEIRDKATAEIVFQASLTGQLVLTSFHAGSAADAISRLSDMGIEPYVLRSGLRGILSQRLLRRLCTCDSRNQESCPTCKGTGYHGRLMLCELLLPELSDLGRAILNRDDAEHLQELAVEAGMIPLRERGHLAVEAGLTTLEELTRVFGPQK; translated from the coding sequence ATGACGAAAGCTGCGGCCATCCCCTTAGTCATTTCTCAACCGGCTCGGTTTCGGACCGTGGCCGCGGAACTGACTTCAGCTTTGCAGTCTTTGAGTACCGGCGGGGACACGTTTGCCGTCGCGGCGGTGGACGCACTCTTGCGGATCGCGCGGGACTTTCAGGCAAGCGATCTGCATCTCCAGCCAGACGGCAGCCGCGACGGCCTGCAGGTGCTCTTCCGCATTGACGGGGTGCTGCAACCAGCCGGAGTGATCCAACAACCGGCATCGCAGATCGTCCCGCGGCTGAAAGTCCTCGCGAATCTACTGACCTATCGGACTGATGTTCCCCAGGAAGGCCGCATCCGCTCCGGTCAGGCCGATCTCGAAATGCGGGTGAGCACGTTCCCGACCATTCATGGCGAGAAGGCGGTCGTCCGCTTCTTTGTCGCCTCGGGAAAGTTCCAGCAACTCGACGATCTGGGAATGCCACCGGACGTTCGAACTCCGTTCGAACGGCTGCTCTCGCAGACGACGGGACTACTCGTGGTCTGCGGACCAGCCGGTTCTGGCAAAACGACGACGCTCTATGCCGCCATGCGGCATATTCAGCTGCACTCGACAGCGCTGCGAAGTTTGTGTTCGCTGGAAGACCCGGTCGAAGCACTCCTGCCGGGCGTGGCCCAATCGCAGGTGAAGCCCGAGGGTGAGTTCACTTATCAACGCGGGCTCGCATCATTGCTGCGGCAAGACCCTGAAGTCATTCTCGTCGGCGAAATCCGCGACAAGGCGACCGCCGAAATCGTGTTTCAGGCCTCCCTCACCGGACAACTCGTCCTCACGTCGTTTCATGCCGGGAGTGCGGCCGACGCCATTAGTCGTCTCTCCGACATGGGAATCGAACCGTATGTCCTGCGCAGCGGTCTGCGAGGAATTCTCTCACAGCGACTCCTGCGGCGACTCTGCACCTGCGACAGCCGAAATCAGGAATCGTGTCCGACCTGCAAAGGAACCGGCTATCACGGGCGGCTCATGCTTTGCGAATTACTGCTGCCGGAACTGTCCGACCTGGGCCGGGCCATCCTCAATCGCGACGACGCCGAACATCTCCAGGAACTGGCGGTCGAAGCAGGGATGATCCCGTTACGCGAACGGGGTCACTTGGCGGTTGAAGCCGGTTTGACGACGCTGGAAGAACTGACCCGCGTCTTCGGCCCGCAGAAATGA
- a CDS encoding family 16 glycoside hydrolase produces MKFSRSLLFSACSLLAPVVLANADDQVQQAYGQTTPTRDSATPSVIVPVAAAVISNPSVAKTEPVFVSLVNGAGLDGWVVQEGKATAWKRDGEMISCTSASGGWLRTEADYSDFELRLEYRLQAGGNTGIGLRCPSSGNPTFTGLEIQLLDDGSPKYADLRADQYTGSIYYQVPAAKKAPIFAVGEWNLCEVSCQGDVLKVKINGEQVNEVQLNRFAAPEKEEGKSKYSLAQRPPMGHVALQSHSTKVDFRKIEIKDLTVRTPSGLQYVDLASGDGDVASDAATVTVHYVGQLIDGKRFTDTRDVGAPVTVALANVIPGWQEGIQGMKVGGRRRLIVPPALGYGPQGVANLIPPDSTLVFEVELCGVKR; encoded by the coding sequence GTGAAATTTTCCAGATCGCTTCTGTTTTCGGCGTGCTCGTTACTGGCGCCGGTCGTGTTGGCGAACGCCGACGACCAGGTGCAGCAGGCATATGGCCAGACGACGCCCACGCGTGATTCCGCCACTCCGTCGGTCATCGTTCCCGTTGCTGCGGCGGTTATTTCGAATCCATCTGTCGCCAAGACGGAACCTGTTTTTGTCTCCCTCGTGAATGGCGCCGGTCTCGACGGCTGGGTCGTCCAGGAAGGCAAAGCGACAGCCTGGAAACGGGACGGCGAGATGATTTCCTGTACGTCTGCCTCGGGCGGGTGGCTCCGCACTGAAGCCGATTACAGCGACTTTGAACTGCGACTCGAATACCGGCTGCAGGCCGGCGGCAATACCGGCATCGGTCTGCGTTGCCCCTCCAGCGGAAACCCGACGTTCACCGGTCTCGAAATCCAGCTCCTGGATGACGGCTCCCCCAAATACGCCGATCTCCGGGCCGATCAATACACCGGCAGCATCTACTATCAAGTCCCGGCTGCGAAGAAGGCCCCGATCTTCGCCGTCGGAGAATGGAACCTGTGCGAAGTCTCGTGTCAGGGGGACGTGCTGAAGGTCAAAATCAACGGCGAACAGGTCAACGAAGTTCAGCTCAACCGCTTTGCCGCTCCCGAAAAAGAAGAGGGCAAAAGCAAGTACTCGCTCGCCCAGCGTCCTCCGATGGGACATGTGGCCCTGCAGAGTCATTCGACCAAGGTCGACTTCCGCAAAATTGAAATCAAGGATCTCACCGTCCGGACCCCTTCCGGGCTGCAATATGTCGACCTGGCGAGCGGCGACGGCGATGTTGCCTCGGATGCAGCCACGGTGACCGTCCATTACGTTGGTCAGCTCATCGACGGGAAACGCTTTACCGACACCCGCGACGTGGGCGCTCCGGTCACGGTGGCTCTGGCAAACGTGATTCCTGGCTGGCAGGAAGGGATCCAGGGAATGAAGGTCGGCGGCCGACGCCGGCTGATTGTTCCCCCCGCCCTGGGCTACGGCCCGCAGGGAGTGGCGAACCTGATTCCGCCCGATTCAACGCTGGTTTTCGAAGTCGAACTGTGTGGAGTGAAGAGGTAG
- a CDS encoding RrF2 family transcriptional regulator has translation MISKTAEYALRLVTCLASLPQQPASADMLSKKTQVPRSYLHRVLQDLAASGLVQSRPGPGGGYELAKPVEEVTILDVVNAVSPIERIRNCPLGLKSHTALCPLHQRLDEAYAATEAAFRGVTLKDLLESTSSIIPLCDIAP, from the coding sequence ATGATTTCGAAAACGGCTGAATACGCGCTCCGCTTGGTGACCTGTCTGGCAAGTTTGCCGCAGCAGCCTGCGTCTGCTGACATGCTTTCGAAGAAGACCCAGGTGCCCCGGTCGTACCTGCATCGGGTGCTGCAGGATCTGGCCGCGTCCGGCCTCGTGCAATCGCGGCCTGGCCCCGGCGGCGGTTATGAACTCGCGAAGCCCGTTGAAGAGGTGACGATTCTCGACGTCGTCAACGCGGTCTCGCCCATCGAGCGGATTCGCAATTGCCCGTTAGGACTGAAGTCGCACACGGCGCTTTGTCCGCTGCATCAGCGACTGGACGAAGCCTATGCCGCGACCGAAGCGGCGTTCCGTGGAGTGACGCTGAAAGACCTGCTGGAATCGACCAGTTCGATCATCCCGCTGTGCGACATCGCACCGTGA
- the hmpA gene encoding NO-inducible flavohemoprotein produces MLTPKTIEIIKAITPAVAPHAEAITRRFYQLMFAGNPEVKVFFNQAHQHSGGQQQALAGAICAYFANIDNLAVLGPAVNLIAHKHCSLGIQPEHYPIVGKHLLAAIKDVLGDAVTDEIVAAVAEAYGFLADVCIQREKEIYAQQRAAVGGWNGYRKLIVDRKVPESDIVTSFYLKPADGGELPRFEPGQYVTVRIDHPTTPTSPRNYSLSDVPGAGHYRISVKREPRLAADAPDGLISNYLHDQVEVGHAVEVGPPCGEFSIPEESQIEHPVVFLAGGIGVTPLLSMARSLVRRGVSSPVYFAQAARNSRVQAFAEEVHALGSTAPNIRTHVLYDAPLAGDQDLGFCDSVGTISTSFLREWTPYETAAFYFCGPKPFMQGVYRSLKELGVSDDRIHFEFFGPRQDIYAAAESQPAATAVAV; encoded by the coding sequence ATGCTTACGCCCAAAACGATCGAGATCATCAAGGCCATCACTCCGGCCGTCGCTCCTCACGCGGAAGCGATCACCCGGCGATTTTATCAGTTGATGTTCGCTGGCAACCCCGAGGTGAAGGTCTTTTTCAATCAGGCTCACCAGCACTCCGGAGGGCAGCAACAGGCTCTGGCAGGGGCGATTTGTGCGTACTTCGCGAACATCGACAATCTGGCGGTCCTTGGGCCGGCCGTGAATCTCATCGCACACAAACACTGTTCGCTCGGCATTCAGCCCGAACACTACCCGATTGTCGGGAAACATCTGCTGGCAGCGATCAAGGATGTTCTAGGCGATGCGGTGACGGACGAAATCGTTGCGGCAGTCGCTGAGGCTTATGGTTTTCTGGCCGATGTCTGCATTCAACGTGAAAAAGAGATCTACGCCCAACAGCGGGCCGCAGTCGGCGGGTGGAATGGTTATCGGAAGCTGATCGTCGACCGCAAAGTCCCTGAGAGCGACATCGTCACCTCGTTCTATCTCAAACCGGCGGACGGCGGTGAACTCCCCCGCTTCGAACCCGGACAGTACGTCACCGTGCGGATCGATCACCCGACGACTCCCACATCCCCCCGCAATTACAGCTTGTCTGACGTTCCCGGCGCAGGTCACTATCGCATCAGCGTCAAACGGGAACCACGGCTTGCGGCCGATGCTCCTGATGGTCTGATTTCCAATTACCTGCATGATCAGGTGGAGGTTGGCCACGCCGTCGAAGTGGGACCACCCTGCGGCGAGTTCTCGATTCCCGAAGAAAGTCAGATCGAACACCCAGTCGTGTTCCTGGCTGGGGGCATTGGCGTGACACCGCTGTTGTCGATGGCCAGGTCACTCGTCCGACGCGGCGTCTCTTCGCCGGTCTATTTTGCTCAGGCCGCGCGTAACAGCCGCGTCCAGGCGTTCGCCGAAGAAGTCCATGCATTGGGCAGCACGGCTCCAAATATCCGGACTCATGTTCTCTACGACGCCCCGCTGGCGGGCGACCAGGATCTCGGATTCTGCGACTCCGTGGGCACGATCTCCACCAGTTTTCTCCGCGAGTGGACCCCTTACGAAACCGCCGCGTTCTATTTCTGCGGGCCGAAGCCATTCATGCAGGGGGTGTATCGCAGCCTCAAAGAACTGGGCGTTTCCGACGATCGGATTCACTTCGAATTCTTCGGACCGAGGCAAGACATCTACGCGGCGGCGGAATCGCAGCCGGCAGCCACGGCGGTCGCCGTGTAG